The sequence CCTCATCGGGTACGCCCTGTGGCAACTGATCCGCGCCGCCCTGGACCCCGAAGGACAGGGGCACCAGGCCAAAGGCGTCGTCAAACGCATCGGCTACACCTTCAGCGGCGTGGCGAATCTCGCCCTGGCCTACTTCACCGCGCAACTGGCCATCGCCGGGAACGCCACCCGCTCGCAGAACAGCGAGGACCAGCTGGCGGGCACCATCCTCAATCTCCCCGGCGGGCAACTGTGGCTGGGTCTGGGCGGCGTCATCCTGATCGCCGTGGCCGGCAACCAGCTGTACAGCGCCTACGGCGCGAAATTCATGAAACGCATGCGCTTCACCAACCTCTCCCAGCGCACCTGCACGCTCCTGACCCGCGTCGGCCAGATCGGCATCGCCTCGCGCGGCATCCTGATGATCATCATCGGGATCTTCGCCCTGATCGCCGCCTGGCACCGCAAAGCCAGCGAAACCGTCGGCATCAGCGAGGCCCTCACCTGGCTGCGCACCCAGCCCAGCGGCGCCCTCCTGCTGGGCACCGTGGCGCTCGGCACCCTGCTCTACGGCGTGTGGTGCGTCGTGCAGGCCCGCTACCGCCGCATCCGCATCGAGGGCCACGGCGACGCCAACTGACCCCGCCTGCCTGACCCGCCCCGACCGGCGCCCCCGCAGGCGCGTGCCACAATCGCCCCTATGGCCCCCAACCCCAGCCGTCAGGTGGCGCTGATCGCGCACGACAAGAAGAAACTCGAACTGGCCCTGTTCGCCCTGAACCACCGGGACGTGCTGGGCCGGTTTCACCTGGTCGCCACCGGCACCACCGGCGGCATCCTGGAAAAACAGACCGGCCTGACCGTCGAACGCGTCCTGTCCGGCCCGCTGGGCGGTGACCAGCAGATCGGCGCCCGCCTCGCCGAGGAGCGCGTGCTGGCCGTCTTCTTCTTCCGCGACCCCCTGACCGCCCAGCCGCACGAACCTGACGTGAGCGCCCTGGTGCGCCTGTGCGACGTGCACGACATTCCCCTGGCCACCAACCCCGCCAGCGCCGAGGCGCTGATGCTGTGGCTACGCGAACAGCTGAGCGACTGACCACGAGTTTCAGCTCCACCCCGGGACCACTGGCCCGTCCCGCCGATTCACTTCCAGCTGCCGCTTCAGTTCATCGCCCCGCTCGGTGCAGAGGGACCCCACCGGGCCCTCTGAGGTCTGCTGGAACGCCGCACGCAGGCGCCCCCAGCAGCCACAAGTGGGCGGCCCGCTCCGACCCGGCGGTCAGGTGGCTTATATTGAACTCATGCGCGCCCCCGCGACGCCCTCTCTGACGTCCGGTCTGCTGACCGACGTCGGTCGGCAGCGACAGGGCGGCGTGAACCAGGACGCCGCTCTGGCCCTGGACCTCCCCCAGGGCGGCCTGTACGCCGTCGCGGACGGCATGGGCGGCCACGCCGCCGGGGAACTCGCCGCGAACCTCGCCCTCGACGCCCTCAGCCAGGGCTACCTGGACGGCCGCGGCACCCCGCCCGCCCGGCTCGCGCAGGCCGTGCAGGCCGCGAACCTCGCCGTGCTGCGCCACGCCGTCGGCGAGTACGTCGGCATGGGCACCACCCTGCTTGCCGCCCTGATCGACCGGGGCGCCGTCCTGATCGCGCACGTCGGCGACTCCCGCGCGTACCTGCTGCGCGACCACGCCCTGCACCGCCTGACCGAGGATCACTCCTGGGTGGCCGAACAGGTCCGGCTGGGCCACATGACCGAGGCCGAAGCGCGCGACCATCAGTGGCGCAGCGTCGTCAGCAACGCCCTGGGCGGCGAGGAACGCGTCCGCCTGGAACTGCACGGGCTGCCCACCCAGCCCGGCGACCGCCTGCTGCTGTGCAGCGACGGCCTGAGCAGCGTCGTCACCGACGACGAACTCTGCTCCATCCTCGCCCGGCCGCTGCCACCCGAAGCGACCGCGCGCCTGCTCGTGAACGCCGCGAACGACGGTGGCGGTCCCGACAACATCACCGCGCTGATCGTCGACATCCACCGCGCCGCGCCCGTGCCCACCTACGCCCTGCCCCAGCAGCGCGACGACGGCCCCATGTACATCGACGTGCTGCTCAGCACCCAGCGCGGCAACAGCCTCATGACCTACCTGCTGCTCATGATCGCGTACTTCACGCTGCTGGGCATCATGCTCGTCCCCGAACGGCGCACCCTGCTGGGCATCCTGGGCATCACCCTGCTCCTGACCCTGCTGATCGGCCAGCGGTTCGTGCAGCAGCGCCGCGCGCCCAACCCACTGGGGCACCCCGCCGCCAGCCTCCAGACCGGCAGCCCTGCCACCCGCGATCCCAGCGTCAGTCAACCCCACTGACCAGCCCCGCCCGGTATGCTGCCCGGCATGAAAGACATCATCCAGACCCCCGACGCGCCCGCCGCCATCGGCCCCTACAGCCAGGCCACCGTCTTCGGCAACCTCGTGGTCACCAGCGGCCAGATTCCCCTCACGCCCGACGGCACCCTCGTCGAGGGAGGCATCACCGAACAGACCGAGCAGGTCATCGCGAACCTGAAAGCCGTGCTGGCCGCCGCCGGAACCGACCTCGCGCGGGTCGTGAAGACCACCGTGTTCCTGGCCGACATGAACGAATTCGCCGCCATGAACGCCGTGTACGAGGCGCACTTTCCCGCCCCGTACCCCGCCCGCAGCACCGTGCAGGTCGCCCGCCTGCCCCGCGACGTCCGCGTGGAGATCGAGGTGCTGGCCGAACGCCACTGACCGCCGCTATCCACGGGCTGAGGGGCGAAGCCTCTGCGAGGGTGGTCCTCCGACGCTTCGCTCCCCGTCCCCTGTGGCCCATTCCACGCCCGGCAGCCCGCTGCCACTCTGACCCGCATCCGCTCGGAACGAACGGCTCTGGCAGACCATTCAACGGGAGTTCGGCTTACAGGCCGTACAGCTCCGCGTACTTCCCGCGCAGGTATGCGAGGTACGGCGCGGCGGTCATGCCCTGCCCGGTCGCGCGTTCCACCAGTTCATTCGGCGTGAACGTCCGCCCTGGCGCGTACACGTTCTCGCGCAGCCAGCCGTGCAGCCGCCCGAACTCACCCCGCGCGATGTCCCCGTCCAGGTCCGGGTTCGCCGCCTGGGCCGCCGCGTAGAACTGCGCGCTCAGCACGTTCCCCAGCGTGTACCCCTGGAACACCCCGCCGATCCCGCCGCTGAACCAGTGCACGTCCTGCAACACGCCATCCACGTGACTGGGGGCACGCAATCCCAGGTTCGCCTCGTACGCCGCGTGCCACGCCTCCGCCAGATCGCGCACAGCCAGCGACCCGCCCAGCAGCTGCCGCTCCAGCTCGTAGCGCGTGATCACGTGCAGGTTGTACGTCAGCTCATCGGCGTCCGTACGGATCAGGCTGCGGCGCACCACGTTCACCGCACGGAACATCTCCTCCTCGGATACGTCGGCCAGCTGCTCCGGGAACGCGTCCCGGAACCGCCCGAACTGCCCCGCCCAGAACGCCCGCGAGCGCCCCACCAGGTTCTCCCACAGCCGCGACTGACTCTCGTGCACCCCGGCACTCACCCCGCCACCCAGCGGCGTGTCCAGCAGGTCCTCCGCGACGCCCTGCTCGTACAGCGCGTGCCCCACCTCGTGCAGCGTCGAGTACAGCGCGTCCGTCGGGTCCGCCAGCTGCGCCCGCGTCGTGATCCGCACGTCCCGCGCGCCCAGCCGCGTCATGAACGGATGCGCCGTCAGATCCTGCCGCCCCCGCGCGAAATCGTACCCGTACAGCGCCCCGACCTCCTCCCCGAGGCGCAACTGAGTCGCAATCGGGTACTCACGCGCCAGGAAATCCATCCGGGGGGCCGGGGCCGCCGTCACCGCGTCCACCAGCGGCACCAGCGCCGCGCGCAACTCCGCGAACACCGCGTCCACCTGCCCCGCCGTCATGCCCTCGTCCGACGCGTCCACGAAGAAATCCATCGGGTCCGCGAACTCCGGGAAGAAACCAGCGCGCTGCACACTCAGGTCCAGCGTCCGCTCCAGCAGCGGCACCAACCGCGCCCAGTCGTTCGCGGGCCGCGCCTCCACCCACGCCGCGTACGACTCACCGGCATGCTGCGCCGACGCCCGCACGAACTCCCCCGGCAGACGCGTCGCCCGCTCGAACTCCCGCCGCGCCACCGCCAGCATCCGCGCCTCAGTAGGCCCCAGATCCAGCGCGCCCGCCTGATCCAGCAGCCGCCCATACCCCACGTCCGTCGCCCGCGCGTGCCGCACGCCCGACAGCAGCGCCCGCTGCCGCGCCCGACCCGCCGCACCCCCACGCGGCAGGTACGTACTCTGATCCCATCCCAGCAAGGCCCCGATCCCACCCAGGTCCGAAAGCTCCTGCCAGTGCGCCCGCAACGCTGCCCACGTCTCATGCTGTGTCATGACCCGCAGGGTACCGCGCACCTGCGGCAGATCGCGCGCCGACCGGATGTCAGACTGCCCGCATGCCCACACCCCTGCCGCTGGAGGAACTCGTCACCCTGCCCATCACGATGGGCCTGACCGTCTCGCCGGACGGTGAGCAGGTCGCGTACTACGACAACCGCAGCGGCCGCATGGAACTGTGCACCCTGCACCTGCGCACCTGCGAGCGCCGCCAGCACACCAGCGGGCAGGCCCCCGCCACCCCCCGCAGCGCCCCCGTCTGGAGTGCCGACAGCCGCGCCCTCTTTCTCGCCTGGGATCACGACGGGAACGAACGCACCGCCCTGCACGTCCTCACCCTGGACACCGGCGAGGTGCGCGCCCTGCACCACCAGCCCGGCAGCATGGACTTCCCGGTGCACGCCCACCCGGACGGCACGCGCCTGCTCGTGAACTCCACGCGCGGCGGTCAGATGAACGTCTGGCAGTACGACCTGACC comes from Deinococcus sedimenti and encodes:
- a CDS encoding DUF1206 domain-containing protein, whose protein sequence is MSDLKHLGQQAASSLKGGVESAQQAAANATQHAAPWLETLARFGYASKGVVYGTVGLLALTVALGRGGATTDTKGALLRLQDLPAGSLLMWILTLGLIGYALWQLIRAALDPEGQGHQAKGVVKRIGYTFSGVANLALAYFTAQLAIAGNATRSQNSEDQLAGTILNLPGGQLWLGLGGVILIAVAGNQLYSAYGAKFMKRMRFTNLSQRTCTLLTRVGQIGIASRGILMIIIGIFALIAAWHRKASETVGISEALTWLRTQPSGALLLGTVALGTLLYGVWCVVQARYRRIRIEGHGDAN
- a CDS encoding methylglyoxal synthase → MAPNPSRQVALIAHDKKKLELALFALNHRDVLGRFHLVATGTTGGILEKQTGLTVERVLSGPLGGDQQIGARLAEERVLAVFFFRDPLTAQPHEPDVSALVRLCDVHDIPLATNPASAEALMLWLREQLSD
- a CDS encoding PP2C family protein-serine/threonine phosphatase, with translation MRAPATPSLTSGLLTDVGRQRQGGVNQDAALALDLPQGGLYAVADGMGGHAAGELAANLALDALSQGYLDGRGTPPARLAQAVQAANLAVLRHAVGEYVGMGTTLLAALIDRGAVLIAHVGDSRAYLLRDHALHRLTEDHSWVAEQVRLGHMTEAEARDHQWRSVVSNALGGEERVRLELHGLPTQPGDRLLLCSDGLSSVVTDDELCSILARPLPPEATARLLVNAANDGGGPDNITALIVDIHRAAPVPTYALPQQRDDGPMYIDVLLSTQRGNSLMTYLLLMIAYFTLLGIMLVPERRTLLGILGITLLLTLLIGQRFVQQRRAPNPLGHPAASLQTGSPATRDPSVSQPH
- a CDS encoding RidA family protein; this encodes MKDIIQTPDAPAAIGPYSQATVFGNLVVTSGQIPLTPDGTLVEGGITEQTEQVIANLKAVLAAAGTDLARVVKTTVFLADMNEFAAMNAVYEAHFPAPYPARSTVQVARLPRDVRVEIEVLAERH
- a CDS encoding carboxypeptidase M32, which translates into the protein MTQHETWAALRAHWQELSDLGGIGALLGWDQSTYLPRGGAAGRARQRALLSGVRHARATDVGYGRLLDQAGALDLGPTEARMLAVARREFERATRLPGEFVRASAQHAGESYAAWVEARPANDWARLVPLLERTLDLSVQRAGFFPEFADPMDFFVDASDEGMTAGQVDAVFAELRAALVPLVDAVTAAPAPRMDFLAREYPIATQLRLGEEVGALYGYDFARGRQDLTAHPFMTRLGARDVRITTRAQLADPTDALYSTLHEVGHALYEQGVAEDLLDTPLGGGVSAGVHESQSRLWENLVGRSRAFWAGQFGRFRDAFPEQLADVSEEEMFRAVNVVRRSLIRTDADELTYNLHVITRYELERQLLGGSLAVRDLAEAWHAAYEANLGLRAPSHVDGVLQDVHWFSGGIGGVFQGYTLGNVLSAQFYAAAQAANPDLDGDIARGEFGRLHGWLRENVYAPGRTFTPNELVERATGQGMTAAPYLAYLRGKYAELYGL